CATGCCCTTGTAGAGGCCCCGGGGGCCCTCGGCCGAGATGGTCTGCTTGACGGCGTCCATGGCGCCGGCGAACTTGGGCGGCtggccgggcggcggcgtgggctgGCTCTGCAGCTTCACCTTGATGGTGTCGAACGGGTGGCCGACGACCAGCTGCGCCGCGCCGCCCACCGTGCCGGCGGCCAGGTCCTTGGCCACGTCCCCCATCTGCTCCCACAACAGTTTGGATTGGGACGGATCCCGGTTAGTTTCCTCAATGCTTTGCTTTGCTGATTTGTTTAAGTTTGGAGATAATAAGGCATGAAAATCGAGCATCAACAGCCTGTCAATGTTCGCATCCTATACGATACGATACTGTTTGACGGGAAAAGATCCTGTCAAACCACAAAGACCAGCAGCGCCATCCTGGCAGCCTTGCAGCATCGCCACAAATCTCTATGCCAAAACCACTGGCGAGAGCGAAACCACAGAAGCACGACACTAAACTACTCCGTGTAAGTAACTGAAAAAAATATACTTATCTGTATCCCCTGTCCCCCAAAAACTGCTGTCAAACTCTGGCTTTGGCACTTTTAAATGAAATTCAGGTGGGCACTCTCCCCTAATGATCATTAAAAAAAATACCGAGAATATATAAACCACAGACGCGCGACAAGTTTCAACCGTATCATCGCAATCCTGACACATACGCAGTCAGCACAGCAATGCAACAGGACAGCCTGTCTCAACTAGATCACCAAAGCTTTGGATTTTGTCTGTGCCTCAAGAATCACAAGGCACATTCAGCAAGAACTTAAAAAGATCATCGCATCCGATGAATCTGAAGAACTGCAACCCCACCCAACTATCCACGGTCTGCACATGAACATGAAGAGCGGGCATTCACAGGACAAAACGGAAGAGAATTACCTTTGACTCCGAGGCGAAATGGAGCTGCACTCAATCCGCCCCTCCACAAAGAAGAAAGATGAGAAGAGAACACACCACTACCCAGCAGCAAAAAAATACAGGCCAGGAAGAAGGGTGAGGTGGTTCAGATGCCAAGCAAGCCCAgaaccacccacccaccccctcacCAGACGCTGCAACCCAACAAACCACAAAGGCGCACCCACATCGCCGTCAGACAATCGCTCCCTCACCACTGGATCGCCGTCGGATGGCCAATCCACTCCCAGCCAACCATTACCACAAGCCAAATCACCAACTACTACACTCGCTCACTCCACACATAACACACATGCACAGCACATGTAAAGCTCAACCTTTATTATCACCAATGATTCTGCCATTGCTGCCAGTCATTGCAAGGTTCTCGGAAACAATGCCGCAGCAAAGAAGAATGGTTAATTTCCTTTCTTTGCTTTTGTTTGCCATGGTCCTGAATTCTCTCTCAGTTGCTCCGTGTAACGCCGCTTCAGCCGCGTCGGAGAAGAGAGGGCGGCGCCGGCACCTTGGGCCAGTCAGCCCATGGCCGACCGCGTGATCTCGTAGGCCACGAAGGTGGCGGCGTTTGCCGGGACACTGCGTGCCATGGCGGGGCCGAACCCCTTGTACAGGCCCTTGACCCCGTCGGCCGCGACGATCTTCTTGAGCGCGTCGATCGACCCCGAGTACCTCGGCTTCTTGTAGTCGTCCACCTGGATCACGCTCTTCACGACGTCGGTTGGGTACACCGTGAGCCACAGGGCTCCTCCGGCGAGGCCCCCGGCGAGGATGAGAGAGCCCTGGCCGAGGCCTGAAGTGTCCCGACCACCAGCCATGTACTGCTTGACGGCCTCGTACACGCCGAACATTATGGCGTTGCCGGGGATCTCACGGCCCATTGTTGGGACAATGCCCTTGAACAGACCTTTGATGCCAGCGTCCCTCATGACATGCCTCGCCACATCCATTGGCCCTTTGGGTAGCGCCACGCCGGAGACAGCACCTGCTTCAGCTAAAGAGCTCTGGGCCTGCAACCTGCATACCAGCAAATAACTCAGCAGCTGTAGTATGGTATGTCTTGCACCTCTCTTCAATAACAcatatgaaaatacaaaaaaaaaggaCTATATATACTCTTTGGATGCGCGCCAGTCAAACAAAATCAAGTGCAGCACTCCATCACTCCCAAATGTAGTGTAAGTCATCATCTATCCAAGATGAGTTTTGCAAAGGTATAATCACAACACAAATAAGGTACAGAGTTTGTTTGTAGTTAATCGACACATAATTCAGCTTTTTTTAGCTATGCAGTCTTATGTCTTAGACCTCTCTTCTTCAATAACACATATGAAAATACAAAAACGACTATATACATTCTTTGGATGCGCCCATTGCCAGCCAAACAAAATCAAGTGCAGAACTGCAACAGCTCTATCCAAGATGAGTTTGCAAAGGGGATAATCCAAATGCTAATAAGGTACAGAGATTGTTTGTAGTTGACAGACACATAAATCAGTTTTTTTAGCTATGCAGT
This DNA window, taken from Triticum aestivum cultivar Chinese Spring chromosome 1D, IWGSC CS RefSeq v2.1, whole genome shotgun sequence, encodes the following:
- the LOC123181454 gene encoding mitochondrial carnitine/acylcarnitine carrier-like protein, with translation MGDIAKDLTAGTVGGIANLVVGHPFDTIKVKLQSQPSPAPGQLPKYAGAFDAVKQTVAAEGPRGLYKGMGAPLATVAAFNALLFTVRGQMETLLRSEPGAPLTIKQQVVAGAGAGLAVSFLACPTELIKCRLQAQSSLAEAGAVSGVALPKGPMDVARHVMRDAGIKGLFKGIVPTMGREIPGNAIMFGVYEAVKQYMAGGRDTSGLGQGSLILAGGLAGGALWLTVYPTDVVKSVIQVDDYKKPRYSGSIDALKKIVAADGVKGLYKGFGPAMARSVPANAATFVAYEITRSAMG